The proteins below come from a single Miscanthus floridulus cultivar M001 chromosome 1, ASM1932011v1, whole genome shotgun sequence genomic window:
- the LOC136545305 gene encoding probable dolichyl pyrophosphate Man9GlcNAc2 alpha-1,3-glucosyltransferase isoform X2 produces the protein MAKPRKPRTSAPDPPVSAARLPWHPPAPPVPTAVLISLAALLVRVLVSVGPYSGQGAAPKFGDYEAQRHWMELTLHLTPSDWYRNTSDNDLAYWGLDYPPLSAYQSLLHGRIINASLPEAVALRSSRGYESMESKLLMRWTVLSSDLLVFFPAALCFVWAYMKLGIGGEERREGWMWLLSMVLMSPCLVLIDHGHFQYNCISLGLTLGATAGVLSRNELVAAALFTLAINHKQMSLYFAPAFFSHLLGKCLKRKYPIVEVTKLAFVVLGTFALVWWPFLHSHEAALQVISRLAPFERGIYEDYVANFWCSTSVIIKWKKLFTIKPLKLMSLSATILAFLPSFVQQVKSPSNLGFLYSLMNSSFSFYLFSYQVHEKSILLPLLPASLLALEEPRMYGWFVYFALFSMYPLIGRDQLLLQYVAVLGLFFLIYYSPGGSYGKRSNISCRANSVHQL, from the exons ATGGCGAAGCCGAGGAAACCCCGCACCTCGGCTCCAGATCCGCCCGTATCCGCTGCTCGGCTTCCGTGGCACCCACCGGCACCGCCGGTCCCCACGGCCGTTCTGATCTCGCTCGCCGCGCTCCTCGTCCGCGTGCTGGTCTCCGTGGGCCCCTACTCCGGTCAGGGTGCGGCACCCAAGTTCGGCGACTACGAGGCGCAGCGGCACTGGATGGAGCTCACCCTCCACCTCACGCCCTCCGACTGGTACCGCAACACCTCCGACAATGACCTTGCCTACTGGGGCCTGGACTACCCGCCCCTCTCCGCCTACCAGAGCCTCCTCCACGGCCGCATCATCAACGCCTCACTACCCGAGGCCGTCGCGCTCCGCTCCTCCCGTGGCTACGAATCTATGGAATC GAAGTTGCTGATGCGGTGGACGGTGCTGTCATCGGATCTGTTGGTGTTCTTCCCTGCTGCTTTGTGCTTTGTGTGGGCATACATGAAACTTGGAATCGGTGGAGAGGAGAGACGGGAGGGGTGGATGTGGCTGCTATCCATGGTCCTGATGAGTCCTTGCTTAGTATTGATCGATCATGGCCATTTTCAG TATAACTGCATTAGCCTTGGACTTACGCTTGGAGCAACTGCTGGTGTTCTGTCGAGGAATGAGCTTGTTGCTGCAGCTCTCTTCACTCTTGCAATAAATCACAAACAG ATGAGCCTGTACTTTGCACCAGCTTTTTTTAGCCATCTTCTGGGGAAATGCCTCAAACGAAAGTATCCTATTGTCGAAGTAACGAAACTTGCTTTTGTGGTCTTGGGAACTTTTGCTCTTGTCTGGTGGCCATTTTTGCATTCTCATGAGGCTGCCCTACAG GTGATCTCTCGATTAGCTCCATTTGAGAGAGGCATATATGAGGATTATGTTGCAAATTTCTGGTGTAGTACTTCAGTTATTATCAAGTGGAAGAAATTGTTCACGATAAAGCCGCTGAAACTTATGAGTCTCTCTGCTACCATACTGGCTTTCTTGCCTTCATTCGTTCAGCAAGTCAAGTCTCCAAGTAATCTTGGCTTCCTTTATTCTCTGATGAACAGCTCTTTCTCTTTCTACCTATTCTCATACCAAG TTCATGAGAAATCAATTTTGCTTCCTCTTTTACCTGCAAGTCTTTTAGCACTGGAAGAACCTCGGATGTATGGATGGTTTGTGTACTTTGCCCTTTTCTCAATGTACCCACTTATTGGCCGTGACCAGCTTCTTCTGCAGTATGTAGCTGTTCTTGGCCTATTCTTTCTTATATACTACTCACCTGGCGGAAGCTATGGAAAGAGATCAAACATTTCATGCAGGGCAAA CTCTGTACACCAATTATAA
- the LOC136545305 gene encoding probable dolichyl pyrophosphate Man9GlcNAc2 alpha-1,3-glucosyltransferase isoform X1, translating to MAKPRKPRTSAPDPPVSAARLPWHPPAPPVPTAVLISLAALLVRVLVSVGPYSGQGAAPKFGDYEAQRHWMELTLHLTPSDWYRNTSDNDLAYWGLDYPPLSAYQSLLHGRIINASLPEAVALRSSRGYESMESKLLMRWTVLSSDLLVFFPAALCFVWAYMKLGIGGEERREGWMWLLSMVLMSPCLVLIDHGHFQYNCISLGLTLGATAGVLSRNELVAAALFTLAINHKQMSLYFAPAFFSHLLGKCLKRKYPIVEVTKLAFVVLGTFALVWWPFLHSHEAALQVISRLAPFERGIYEDYVANFWCSTSVIIKWKKLFTIKPLKLMSLSATILAFLPSFVQQVKSPSNLGFLYSLMNSSFSFYLFSYQVHEKSILLPLLPASLLALEEPRMYGWFVYFALFSMYPLIGRDQLLLQYVAVLGLFFLIYYSPGGSYGKRSNISCRAKLVLSLPFLYSLLLHITYLQIEPPKRYPFLFDALIMFVCFSQFVILALYTNYKQWMLDTHSRSIGVKKDL from the exons ATGGCGAAGCCGAGGAAACCCCGCACCTCGGCTCCAGATCCGCCCGTATCCGCTGCTCGGCTTCCGTGGCACCCACCGGCACCGCCGGTCCCCACGGCCGTTCTGATCTCGCTCGCCGCGCTCCTCGTCCGCGTGCTGGTCTCCGTGGGCCCCTACTCCGGTCAGGGTGCGGCACCCAAGTTCGGCGACTACGAGGCGCAGCGGCACTGGATGGAGCTCACCCTCCACCTCACGCCCTCCGACTGGTACCGCAACACCTCCGACAATGACCTTGCCTACTGGGGCCTGGACTACCCGCCCCTCTCCGCCTACCAGAGCCTCCTCCACGGCCGCATCATCAACGCCTCACTACCCGAGGCCGTCGCGCTCCGCTCCTCCCGTGGCTACGAATCTATGGAATC GAAGTTGCTGATGCGGTGGACGGTGCTGTCATCGGATCTGTTGGTGTTCTTCCCTGCTGCTTTGTGCTTTGTGTGGGCATACATGAAACTTGGAATCGGTGGAGAGGAGAGACGGGAGGGGTGGATGTGGCTGCTATCCATGGTCCTGATGAGTCCTTGCTTAGTATTGATCGATCATGGCCATTTTCAG TATAACTGCATTAGCCTTGGACTTACGCTTGGAGCAACTGCTGGTGTTCTGTCGAGGAATGAGCTTGTTGCTGCAGCTCTCTTCACTCTTGCAATAAATCACAAACAG ATGAGCCTGTACTTTGCACCAGCTTTTTTTAGCCATCTTCTGGGGAAATGCCTCAAACGAAAGTATCCTATTGTCGAAGTAACGAAACTTGCTTTTGTGGTCTTGGGAACTTTTGCTCTTGTCTGGTGGCCATTTTTGCATTCTCATGAGGCTGCCCTACAG GTGATCTCTCGATTAGCTCCATTTGAGAGAGGCATATATGAGGATTATGTTGCAAATTTCTGGTGTAGTACTTCAGTTATTATCAAGTGGAAGAAATTGTTCACGATAAAGCCGCTGAAACTTATGAGTCTCTCTGCTACCATACTGGCTTTCTTGCCTTCATTCGTTCAGCAAGTCAAGTCTCCAAGTAATCTTGGCTTCCTTTATTCTCTGATGAACAGCTCTTTCTCTTTCTACCTATTCTCATACCAAG TTCATGAGAAATCAATTTTGCTTCCTCTTTTACCTGCAAGTCTTTTAGCACTGGAAGAACCTCGGATGTATGGATGGTTTGTGTACTTTGCCCTTTTCTCAATGTACCCACTTATTGGCCGTGACCAGCTTCTTCTGCAGTATGTAGCTGTTCTTGGCCTATTCTTTCTTATATACTACTCACCTGGCGGAAGCTATGGAAAGAGATCAAACATTTCATGCAGGGCAAAGTTAGTTCTTAGCTTGCCATTTTTATACTCACTTCTACTTCACATTACCTACCTGCAAATAGAGCCTCCCAAGAGGTATCCCTTCCTCTTTGATGCACTGATAATGTTCGTCTGTTTTTCACAATTTGTCATCTTAGCTCTGTACACCAATTATAAGCAATGGATGTTGGACACACATTCTAGATCAATAGGTGTGAAGAAGGATCTGTGA
- the LOC136545305 gene encoding probable dolichyl pyrophosphate Man9GlcNAc2 alpha-1,3-glucosyltransferase isoform X3: MAKPRKPRTSAPDPPVSAARLPWHPPAPPVPTAVLISLAALLVRVLVSVGPYSGQGAAPKFGDYEAQRHWMELTLHLTPSDWYRNTSDNDLAYWGLDYPPLSAYQSLLHGRIINASLPEAVALRSSRGYESMESKLLMRWTVLSSDLLVFFPAALCFVWAYMKLGIGGEERREGWMWLLSMVLMSPCLVLIDHGHFQYNCISLGLTLGATAGVLSRNELVAAALFTLAINHKQMSLYFAPAFFSHLLGKCLKRKYPIVEVTKLAFVVLGTFALVWWPFLHSHEAALQVISRLAPFERGIYEDYVANFWCSTSVIIKWKKLFTIKPLKLMSLSATILAFLPSFVQQVKSPSNLGFLYSLMNSSFSFYLFSYQVHEKSILLPLLPASLLALEEPRIM, encoded by the exons ATGGCGAAGCCGAGGAAACCCCGCACCTCGGCTCCAGATCCGCCCGTATCCGCTGCTCGGCTTCCGTGGCACCCACCGGCACCGCCGGTCCCCACGGCCGTTCTGATCTCGCTCGCCGCGCTCCTCGTCCGCGTGCTGGTCTCCGTGGGCCCCTACTCCGGTCAGGGTGCGGCACCCAAGTTCGGCGACTACGAGGCGCAGCGGCACTGGATGGAGCTCACCCTCCACCTCACGCCCTCCGACTGGTACCGCAACACCTCCGACAATGACCTTGCCTACTGGGGCCTGGACTACCCGCCCCTCTCCGCCTACCAGAGCCTCCTCCACGGCCGCATCATCAACGCCTCACTACCCGAGGCCGTCGCGCTCCGCTCCTCCCGTGGCTACGAATCTATGGAATC GAAGTTGCTGATGCGGTGGACGGTGCTGTCATCGGATCTGTTGGTGTTCTTCCCTGCTGCTTTGTGCTTTGTGTGGGCATACATGAAACTTGGAATCGGTGGAGAGGAGAGACGGGAGGGGTGGATGTGGCTGCTATCCATGGTCCTGATGAGTCCTTGCTTAGTATTGATCGATCATGGCCATTTTCAG TATAACTGCATTAGCCTTGGACTTACGCTTGGAGCAACTGCTGGTGTTCTGTCGAGGAATGAGCTTGTTGCTGCAGCTCTCTTCACTCTTGCAATAAATCACAAACAG ATGAGCCTGTACTTTGCACCAGCTTTTTTTAGCCATCTTCTGGGGAAATGCCTCAAACGAAAGTATCCTATTGTCGAAGTAACGAAACTTGCTTTTGTGGTCTTGGGAACTTTTGCTCTTGTCTGGTGGCCATTTTTGCATTCTCATGAGGCTGCCCTACAG GTGATCTCTCGATTAGCTCCATTTGAGAGAGGCATATATGAGGATTATGTTGCAAATTTCTGGTGTAGTACTTCAGTTATTATCAAGTGGAAGAAATTGTTCACGATAAAGCCGCTGAAACTTATGAGTCTCTCTGCTACCATACTGGCTTTCTTGCCTTCATTCGTTCAGCAAGTCAAGTCTCCAAGTAATCTTGGCTTCCTTTATTCTCTGATGAACAGCTCTTTCTCTTTCTACCTATTCTCATACCAAG TTCATGAGAAATCAATTTTGCTTCCTCTTTTACCTGCAAGTCTTTTAGCACTGGAAGAACCTCGGAT TATGTAG